From Mytilus edulis chromosome 8, xbMytEdul2.2, whole genome shotgun sequence, one genomic window encodes:
- the LOC139486661 gene encoding uncharacterized protein: MDRCDYIQEAEHQLSDERFYKKLDSDPTPQFNKEITTNLKSMCEQGHIDETTFKYLKPEKSKPGRYYLLPKIHKVNNPGRPIVSANDHPTEKISEFIDFHLRPHVENLPSYIQDTTHYLKKMESLNPLPPETILVSLDVTSLYTNIPHDDGIEACREVWNSRNTLHPPTECLIQLLTLVLKCNNFTFNGEHFLQVNGTAMGTKMAPSYANIFMGK; this comes from the coding sequence ATGGACAGATGTGACTACATTCAAGAGGCGGAACATCAACTCTCTGATGAGAGATTCTATAAGAAATTAGACTCTGACCCCACCCCTCAATTTAACAAAGAGATCACCACAAACCTGAAAAGCATGTGTGAACAGGGACATATTGATGAAACCACATTTAAATACCTAAAACCGGAAAAATCAAAGCCGGGGCGTTACTATCTGCTGCCAAAAATACATAAAGTCAATAATCCAGGTAGACCAATTGTTTCCGCCAATGACCACCCTACAGAGAAAATATCAGAATTTATTGACTTTCATCTCCGACCACACGTAGAAAATTTACCATCatatatacaagacacaacacattatcttaaaaaaatgGAATCTTTGAACCCTCTCCCACCTGAAACGATCCTTGTCTCGCTTGATGTTACCTCCCTCTATACCAATATCCCCCATGACGATGGTATTGAAGCCTGTAGGGAAGTCTGGAACTCTCGTAACACCTTACATCCACCAACTGAATGTCTCATCCAGCTTCTAACTTTGGTATTAAAATGCAATAACTTCACATTCAATGGTGAACACTTTCTCCAAGTTAATGGAACAGCAATGGGAACAAAGATGGCCCCGTcttatgccaatatttttatggGGAAATGA